In Dryobates pubescens isolate bDryPub1 chromosome 15, bDryPub1.pri, whole genome shotgun sequence, the following proteins share a genomic window:
- the LOC104298460 gene encoding histone H3 translates to MARTKQTARKSTGGKAPRKQLATKAARKSAPATGGVKKPHRYRPGTVALREIRRYQKSTELLIRKLPFQRLVREIAQDFKTDLRFQSSAVMALQEASEAYLVGLFEDTNLCAIHAKRVTIMPKDIQLARRIRGERA, encoded by the coding sequence ATGGCGCGTACAAAGCAAACCGCGCGTAAGTCCACCGGCGGGAAAGCTCCCCGCAAGCAGCTGGCCACCAAGGCGGCTCGCAAGAGCGCCCCGGCCACGGGCGGCGTCAAGAAGCCCCATCGCTACCGCCCCGGCACCGTGGCTCTCCGCGAGATCCGGCGCTACCAGAAGTCGACCGAGCTGCTGATCCGCAAGCTGCCCTTCCAGCGCCTGGTGCGGGAGATCGCGCAGGACTTCAAGACCGACCTGCGCTTCCAGAGCTCGGCCGTGATGGCGCTGCAGGAGGCGAGCGAGGCCTACTTGGTGGGGCTGTTCGAGGACACCAACCTGTGTGCCATCCACGCTAAGCGTGTCACCATCATGCCCAAGGACATCCAGCTGGCCCGCCGCATTCGCGGTGAGCGTGCTTGA
- the LOC104298461 gene encoding histone H2B 5, whose product MPEPAKSAPAPKKGSKKAVTKTQKKGDKKRRKSRKESYSIYVYKVLKQVHPDTGISSKAMGIMNSFVNDIFERIAGEASRLAHYNKRSTITSREIQTAVRLLLPGELAKHAVSEGTKAVTKYTSSK is encoded by the coding sequence ATGCCTGAGCCAGCCAAGTCTGCTCCTGCGCCCAAgaagggctccaagaaagcggTGACCAAGACCCAGAAAAAGGGTGACAAGAAACGGCGCAAGAGCCGCAAGGAGAGTTACTCTATCTACGTGTACAAGGTGCTGAAGCAGGTGCACCCCGACACGGGCATCTCTTCCAAGGCCATGGGCATCATGAACTCCTTCGTCAACGACATCTTCGAGCGCATTGCCGGTGAGGCTTCTCGCCTGGCGCACTACAACAAGCGCTCCACCATCACCTCGCGGGAGATCCAGACGGCCGtgcggctgctgctgcccggtGAGCTGGCCAAGCACGCCGTGTCCGAGGGCACCAAGGCTGTCACCAAGTACACTAGCTCCAAGTAA
- the LOC128897862 gene encoding histone H2A-IV — translation MSGRGKQGGKARAKAKSRSSRAGLQFPVGRVHRLLRKGNYAERVGAGAPVYLAAVLEYLTAEILELAGNAARDNKKTRIIPRHLQLAIRNDEELNKLLGKVTIAQGGVLPNIQAVLLPKKTDSHKAKAK, via the coding sequence ATGTCTGGGCGCGGGAAGCAAGGCGGGAAGGCTCGGGCCAAGGCCAAGTCGCGCTCCTCACGGGCCGGCCTCCAGTTCCCCGTGGGCCGTGTTCACCGCCTGCTGCGCAAGGGCAACTACGCGGAGCGAGTGGGTGCCGGCGCCCCGGTGTACCTGGCGGCCGTGCTGGAGTACCTGACGGCTGAAAtcctggagctggcaggcaaCGCTGCCCGCGACAACAAGAAGACGCGCATCATTCCCCGCCACTTGCAGCTGGCCATCCGCAACGACGAGGAGCTGAACAAGCTGCTGGGCAAGGTGACGATCGCGCAGGGCGGAGTGCTGCCCAACATCCAGGCCGTGCTGCTGCCCAAGAAGACTGACAGCCATAAGGCTAAAGCTAAGTGA
- the LOC104301966 gene encoding histone H1.10 codes for MSETVPAAAPAAAPAPAAKAAAKKPKKAAGSSKARKPAGPSVTELIIKAVSASKERKGLSLAALKKALAAGGYDVEKNNSRIKIGLKSLVGKGTLVQTKGIGASGSFRLSKKPGEVKEKAPKKRVAAAKPKKPVAKKAASTPKKPKKAVTAKKSPKKVKKPAAAAKKTAKSPKKVAKAAKPKKVAAKSPAKAKVVKAKAAKPKAAKPKAAKVKKVAAKKK; via the coding sequence ATGTCCGAGACCGTCCCAGCTGCAGCGCCTGCTGCCGCCCCGGCCCCAGccgccaaggctgctgctaaaaaGCCGAAGAAGGCGGCGGGCAGCTCTAAAGCCCGTAAGCCAGCGGGCCCCAGCGTCACCGAGCTCATCATCAAGGCTGTGTCTGCTTCTAAGGAGCGCAAGGGGCTCTCTCTTGCTGCTCTAAAGAAGGCATTGGCTGCTGGTGGTTACGATGTGGAGAAGAACAACAGCCGCATCAAGATAGGGCTCAAGAGTCTCGTCGGCAAGGGCACCCTAGTGCAGACCAAGGGCATTGGGGCGTCTGGCTCTTTCCGCCTTAGTaagaagcctggagaagtgaaggagaAAGCCCCCAAGAAGCGGGTAGCTGCAGCCAAGCCCAAGAAgccagtggccaagaaggctgccAGCACACCTAAGAAGCCCAAGAAAGCAGTGACAGCGAAGAAAAGCCCCAAGAAGGTcaagaagccagcagcagccgccAAGAAAACGGCAAAGAGCCCGAAGAAAGTGGCTAAAGCTGCAAAGCCAAAAAAAGTGGCGGCCAAGAGTCCAGCCAAGGCGAAGGTCGTGAAGGCCAAAGCAGCCAAGCCCAAGGCAGCCAAGCCTAAAGCCGCAAAGGTGAAGAAGGTAGCGGCCAAGAAGAAGTAA